One genomic segment of Ancylobacter sp. IITR112 includes these proteins:
- a CDS encoding SDR family NAD(P)-dependent oxidoreductase has translation MDLGLKGLRAVVTGGTKGIGLAIAETLAAEGCDVALCSRNGTEAEATAARLAESGVRTLGAAADVSDGAALASLVDKAAEAFGGLDIVVANVSALAVGHDEEHWKKGFETDLMGTVRLVNAAMPYLEKSAAASIVTISSVSGREIDFACGPYGVFKAALIHYTQGLAYQLAPKKIRANTVSPGNTYFDGGIWNQIKDGNPALFAEALALNPTGRMATPQEIANAAVFLASPAASFIYGTNLVVDGALTRGVQL, from the coding sequence ATGGATCTCGGACTCAAGGGACTGCGCGCCGTCGTCACCGGCGGCACCAAGGGCATCGGCCTCGCCATCGCCGAGACCCTGGCCGCCGAGGGCTGCGATGTCGCCCTGTGCAGCCGCAACGGCACGGAAGCGGAAGCCACCGCCGCGCGCCTCGCGGAAAGCGGCGTCAGGACACTGGGCGCGGCGGCGGATGTGTCCGACGGGGCGGCGCTGGCCAGCCTGGTCGACAAGGCGGCGGAAGCGTTTGGTGGGCTCGACATCGTTGTCGCCAATGTCAGCGCGCTGGCGGTCGGTCATGACGAGGAGCACTGGAAGAAGGGCTTCGAGACCGACCTGATGGGCACGGTGCGGCTCGTCAATGCCGCCATGCCCTATCTGGAAAAGAGCGCCGCCGCCTCCATCGTCACCATCTCCTCGGTGTCGGGCCGTGAGATCGACTTCGCCTGCGGTCCCTATGGCGTCTTCAAGGCGGCACTCATCCACTACACGCAGGGCCTCGCCTATCAGTTGGCGCCGAAGAAGATTCGCGCCAACACCGTCTCGCCCGGCAATACCTATTTCGACGGCGGCATCTGGAACCAGATCAAGGACGGCAACCCGGCCCTGTTCGCCGAGGCGCTGGCGCTGAACCCCACCGGGCGCATGGCGACGCCGCAGGAAATCGCCAATGCCGCCGTCTTCCTGGCGAGCCCGGCGGCGAGCTTCATCTATGGCACCAATCTCGTGGTCGACGGTGCCCTGACGCGCGGCGTGCAGCTCTGA
- a CDS encoding lytic murein transglycosylase yields MPGTTIRRWKTTLGRLAVMAALAAPLALATAARAQEECGRSGAGFDAFLARFKQQAVAEGVSPRTVSAALNGLSYAPDIVGTDRGQKVFGQSFFQFSDRMVANYRIQQGKQKIQANPDLFGRIEQRFGVPGAVLVAFWGLETDFGAFMGDKPTIRSVATLAWDCRRSEMFRTQLMAALKIIDRGDLTVQTMRGPWAGELGQFQFLPDHYLNYGVDFDGDGRVDLIRSAPDALASAANYIKALGWKAGQPWLEEVRVPPNLPWDQADLSIKIPRSQWARMGVVRAGGGQLPADQLPASLLLPMGRNGPAFLVYPNFDVFTEWNNSLTYATSAAYLASRVAGAGPFNRGQGDRIPVLSMAEVKDLQTMLNARGHHVGRIDGIVGAATRQAIKVEQMRLGLPADSYPTPELVAALRAGK; encoded by the coding sequence ATGCCGGGCACAACCATCCGCCGCTGGAAGACGACACTGGGCCGGCTGGCCGTGATGGCGGCGCTGGCGGCGCCGCTCGCCCTCGCCACGGCTGCCCGTGCGCAGGAGGAGTGCGGACGCAGCGGCGCCGGCTTCGACGCCTTTCTCGCCCGCTTCAAGCAGCAGGCGGTGGCGGAAGGCGTGTCCCCGCGCACCGTGTCGGCCGCGCTCAACGGGCTGAGCTATGCCCCCGACATTGTCGGCACCGATCGCGGGCAGAAGGTGTTCGGCCAGAGTTTCTTCCAGTTTTCCGACCGTATGGTTGCCAATTACCGCATCCAGCAGGGGAAGCAGAAGATTCAGGCCAATCCCGATCTCTTCGGCCGGATCGAGCAGCGCTTCGGTGTGCCCGGCGCGGTGCTGGTGGCGTTCTGGGGGCTGGAGACCGATTTCGGCGCCTTCATGGGCGACAAGCCGACCATTCGCTCCGTCGCCACTCTCGCCTGGGACTGCCGGCGCTCGGAGATGTTCCGCACCCAGTTGATGGCGGCGCTGAAGATCATCGACCGCGGCGACCTCACGGTGCAGACCATGCGCGGGCCCTGGGCGGGGGAACTCGGCCAGTTCCAGTTCCTGCCCGATCACTATCTCAATTACGGCGTCGATTTCGACGGCGACGGGCGGGTCGATCTCATCCGCTCGGCGCCGGATGCGCTGGCCTCCGCAGCGAACTACATCAAGGCGCTGGGCTGGAAGGCCGGCCAGCCCTGGCTGGAAGAGGTACGGGTGCCGCCGAACCTGCCGTGGGATCAGGCGGACCTGTCGATCAAGATTCCCCGGTCGCAATGGGCGCGCATGGGCGTGGTGCGGGCCGGCGGCGGCCAGCTTCCCGCCGACCAGCTTCCCGCCTCGCTGCTGCTGCCGATGGGGCGCAACGGGCCGGCCTTCCTCGTCTATCCCAATTTCGACGTGTTCACCGAGTGGAACAACTCGCTGACCTACGCCACGTCGGCCGCCTATCTGGCCTCGCGCGTCGCCGGGGCCGGGCCGTTCAACCGCGGGCAGGGCGACAGGATCCCGGTGCTTTCCATGGCGGAGGTCAAGGATCTGCAGACCATGCTGAACGCGCGCGGGCACCATGTCGGGCGCATTGACGGCATTGTCGGCGCGGCGACGCGGCAGGCGATCAAGGTCGAGCAGATGCGGCTCGGCCTGCCGGCCGATTCCTACCCGACGCCGGAGCTGGTGGCGGCGCTGCGCGCGGGCAAGTGA
- the oxlT gene encoding oxalate/formate MFS antiporter: protein MTSDATASINKKRWLQLVFGVICMCMIANMQYGWTFFVNPMQETHGWDRAAIQVAFSIFIVTETWLVPVEGWFVDKYGPRVVVLFGGLLCGLAWIINSYADTLTLLYVGAALGGVGAGAVYGTCVGNSLKWFPDRRGLAAGITAAGFGAGSALTVIPIQNMIKNQGYEAAFFYFGVGQGIVILFLGLFLAAPKKEQIAAFAAKAVAKLSQSARDFAPKEMLSTPLFWVMYAMFVMMAAGGLMATAQLGPIAKDFGIADVPVSLIGITLPALTFAAAIDRVLNGLTRPFFGWVSDQIGRENTMFVAFAIEGVGIYALSVLGHNPVMFVILTGLVFFAWGEIYSLFPAMCGDAFGSKFATTNAGLLYTAKGTAALIVPFTSIITTMTGSWHAVFITAAALNIIAAVMALVVLKPLASAHGRRAAAAAAAKGASKVVAAE from the coding sequence ATGACATCTGACGCAACGGCATCTATCAATAAGAAGCGCTGGCTGCAGCTCGTGTTCGGCGTGATCTGCATGTGCATGATCGCCAACATGCAGTATGGCTGGACCTTCTTCGTCAATCCGATGCAGGAAACCCATGGCTGGGATCGCGCGGCGATCCAGGTGGCGTTCTCCATCTTCATCGTGACCGAGACCTGGCTGGTGCCGGTCGAGGGCTGGTTCGTCGACAAATACGGCCCGCGCGTCGTGGTGCTGTTCGGCGGCCTGCTCTGCGGCCTCGCCTGGATCATCAATTCCTATGCCGACACGCTGACCCTGCTCTATGTCGGCGCCGCTCTCGGCGGCGTGGGCGCCGGCGCTGTGTATGGCACCTGCGTGGGCAACTCGCTGAAGTGGTTCCCGGATCGTCGCGGCCTCGCCGCCGGCATCACCGCCGCCGGCTTCGGCGCGGGCTCGGCGCTGACCGTGATTCCGATCCAGAACATGATCAAGAATCAGGGCTACGAAGCCGCCTTCTTCTATTTCGGCGTCGGCCAGGGCATCGTGATCCTGTTCCTCGGCCTGTTCCTCGCCGCGCCGAAGAAGGAGCAGATCGCCGCCTTCGCCGCCAAGGCGGTGGCCAAGCTGTCCCAGTCGGCCCGCGATTTCGCGCCGAAGGAAATGCTCTCCACCCCGCTGTTCTGGGTGATGTATGCGATGTTCGTCATGATGGCCGCCGGTGGCCTGATGGCGACCGCGCAGCTCGGCCCGATCGCCAAGGATTTCGGCATCGCCGACGTGCCGGTGAGCCTGATCGGCATCACCCTGCCGGCGCTGACCTTCGCCGCCGCGATCGACCGCGTGCTCAACGGCCTCACCCGCCCGTTCTTCGGCTGGGTGTCGGACCAGATCGGCCGTGAGAACACCATGTTCGTGGCCTTCGCCATCGAGGGCGTCGGCATCTATGCGCTGAGCGTGCTCGGCCATAACCCGGTGATGTTCGTCATCCTCACTGGCCTGGTGTTCTTCGCCTGGGGCGAGATCTACTCGCTGTTCCCCGCCATGTGCGGCGATGCCTTCGGCTCGAAGTTCGCCACCACCAATGCCGGCCTGCTCTACACCGCCAAGGGCACCGCGGCGCTGATCGTGCCGTTCACCTCGATCATCACCACGATGACCGGAAGCTGGCACGCGGTGTTCATCACCGCCGCGGCGCTGAACATCATCGCCGCCGTGATGGCGCTGGTGGTGCTCAAGCCGCTGGCCTCGGCGCATGGCCGCCGGGCGGCCGCCGCTGCCGCCGCCAAGGGGGCTTCGAAGGTGGTGGCGGCCGAGTAA
- the thiC gene encoding phosphomethylpyrimidine synthase ThiC, which yields MSTKSPDTPSVATGPIPGSRRIYAECTVRGFRVPFREILLHPSAGEPNLAVYDASGPYTDPDARIDIAAGLARPRDAWVRARGDVEAYDGRAVKPEDNGHVPAEKLVTPFPLAHRPLRARAGAVTQMAYARAGIVTAEMEYVALRENGLRERMREILRDGEDFGAAIPDVVTPEFVRDEVARGRAVIPANINHGELEPMAIGRNFLVKINANIGNSAVTSSVADEVDKMVWAIRWGADTVMDLSTGRNIHNIRDWIVRNAPVPIGTVPIYQALEKVGGIAEDLNWEVFRDTLVEQAEQGVDYFTIHAGVRLAHVPLTANRVTGIVSRGGSIMAKWCLAHHRESFLYERFAEICEIMRAYDVTFSLGDGLRPGSIADANDAAQFAELETLGELTQIAWQNDCQVMIEGPGHVPMHKIKANMEKQLATCGEAPFYTLGPLTTDIAPGYDHITSAIGAAMIGWFGTAMLCYVTPKEHLGLPNRDDVKTGVITYKIAAHAADLAKGHPLARAWDDALSRARFEFRWQDQFNLALDPDTALAFHDETLPKEAHKLAHFCSMCGPKFCSMKISHEIRDTARQAEEAAQGMEDMAARFRDGGGQLYRDVTAAE from the coding sequence ATGTCGACCAAATCCCCCGACACTCCCAGCGTCGCCACCGGGCCGATTCCCGGCTCGCGGCGGATTTATGCTGAATGCACCGTGCGCGGCTTCCGCGTGCCGTTCCGCGAAATCCTTTTGCACCCCTCGGCCGGCGAGCCCAATCTCGCGGTCTATGACGCCTCCGGCCCCTATACCGACCCGGACGCCCGCATCGACATCGCCGCCGGCCTCGCGCGCCCGCGTGACGCCTGGGTGCGCGCGCGCGGCGATGTGGAGGCCTATGACGGGCGCGCGGTGAAGCCGGAGGATAACGGCCATGTCCCCGCCGAGAAGCTGGTCACGCCCTTCCCGCTCGCCCATCGCCCGCTGCGCGCGAGAGCCGGCGCGGTGACGCAGATGGCCTATGCCCGCGCCGGCATCGTCACGGCGGAGATGGAATATGTCGCCCTGCGCGAGAACGGCCTGCGCGAGCGGATGCGTGAGATCCTCCGCGACGGCGAGGATTTCGGCGCGGCGATTCCCGATGTGGTGACGCCGGAATTCGTGCGCGACGAGGTGGCGCGCGGGCGCGCCGTCATTCCCGCCAATATCAACCATGGCGAATTGGAGCCGATGGCGATCGGCCGCAATTTCCTCGTCAAGATCAACGCCAATATCGGCAATTCCGCCGTCACTTCCTCCGTGGCGGACGAGGTGGACAAGATGGTGTGGGCGATCCGCTGGGGCGCCGACACGGTGATGGACCTCTCCACCGGGCGGAATATCCACAACATTCGCGACTGGATCGTGCGGAACGCGCCGGTGCCGATCGGCACGGTGCCGATCTATCAGGCGCTGGAGAAGGTCGGCGGCATCGCCGAGGACCTCAATTGGGAGGTGTTTCGCGACACACTGGTCGAACAGGCGGAGCAGGGCGTGGACTATTTCACCATCCATGCCGGGGTGCGGCTCGCCCATGTGCCGCTCACCGCCAACCGCGTCACCGGCATCGTCTCGCGCGGCGGCTCCATCATGGCGAAATGGTGCCTCGCCCATCACCGCGAGAGCTTCCTCTATGAGCGATTCGCCGAGATCTGCGAGATCATGCGCGCCTATGATGTCACCTTCTCGCTCGGCGACGGGCTGCGCCCCGGCTCCATCGCCGACGCCAATGACGCGGCGCAGTTCGCCGAGCTGGAGACGCTGGGCGAGCTGACGCAGATCGCCTGGCAGAACGACTGCCAGGTGATGATCGAGGGCCCCGGCCATGTGCCCATGCACAAGATCAAGGCCAATATGGAAAAGCAGCTCGCCACCTGCGGGGAAGCGCCCTTCTACACGCTCGGGCCGCTGACCACCGACATCGCGCCGGGCTATGACCACATCACCAGCGCCATCGGCGCGGCGATGATCGGCTGGTTCGGCACCGCCATGCTCTGCTATGTCACGCCGAAGGAGCATCTCGGCCTGCCCAACCGCGACGACGTGAAGACCGGCGTCATCACCTACAAGATCGCCGCCCACGCCGCCGACCTCGCCAAGGGCCACCCGCTGGCGCGGGCCTGGGACGACGCGCTTTCGCGGGCACGCTTCGAGTTCCGCTGGCAGGATCAGTTCAACCTCGCTCTCGACCCCGACACCGCCCTCGCCTTCCATGACGAGACCCTGCCGAAGGAGGCGCACAAGCTGGCCCATTTCTGCTCCATGTGCGGGCCGAAATTCTGCTCGATGAAGATCAGTCACGAAATCCGTGACACCGCCCGGCAGGCGGAAGAGGCCGCGCAGGGCATGGAGGACATGGCTGCCCGCTTCCGCGACGGCGGCGGCCAGCTCTATCGCGATGTCACAGCGGCGGAGTAG
- a CDS encoding sugar kinase, producing the protein MARVISIGEVMVELARGADGRFSQGVGGDTFNTAVYLARAGVETAYATALGDDPYSDAIRASAQGEGLDTSLIARVPGRTAGLYLIDIDRSGERRFTYWRDTAPARDLFELPGWEAVCEALIEAKLIYLSGITLSLYSNAGLGRLLATIEFARERGTRIVFDGNFRPRNWGGDVARARAVYAEALKRTSIALPTFEDEANLWGDGSPTATAERLATFGVQEIVVKNGAEGALVMSGGTAQLVAIPQPVVPVDTTAAGDSFNAAYLAARLAGEAPAAAATAGHQLAGQVIRHRGALLPRQANA; encoded by the coding sequence ATGGCCCGGGTCATTTCAATCGGCGAAGTCATGGTCGAACTGGCGCGCGGCGCCGATGGCCGCTTCAGCCAGGGCGTGGGGGGCGACACGTTCAACACCGCCGTCTATCTCGCCCGCGCCGGCGTCGAGACCGCCTATGCCACCGCGCTCGGCGACGACCCCTATTCCGACGCCATCCGCGCCTCGGCGCAGGGCGAGGGCCTCGACACCAGCCTGATCGCCCGCGTGCCGGGCCGCACCGCCGGCCTCTATCTCATCGACATCGACCGGTCGGGCGAGCGCCGCTTCACCTATTGGCGCGACACAGCCCCGGCGCGCGACCTGTTCGAACTCCCCGGCTGGGAAGCGGTGTGCGAGGCGCTGATCGAGGCCAAGCTCATCTATCTCTCGGGCATCACTCTCTCGCTCTATTCCAATGCCGGGCTGGGTCGCCTGCTGGCCACCATCGAATTCGCCCGCGAGCGCGGCACCCGCATCGTGTTCGACGGCAATTTCCGCCCGCGCAACTGGGGCGGCGACGTGGCCCGCGCCCGCGCCGTCTATGCCGAGGCGCTCAAGCGCACCTCCATCGCCCTGCCCACCTTCGAGGACGAGGCGAACCTGTGGGGCGACGGCTCGCCCACCGCCACCGCCGAGCGGCTCGCCACCTTCGGCGTGCAGGAAATCGTGGTGAAGAACGGCGCCGAGGGAGCGCTGGTGATGAGCGGAGGCACGGCGCAGCTCGTCGCCATCCCGCAGCCGGTGGTGCCGGTGGACACCACGGCGGCGGGCGACAGCTTCAACGCCGCCTATCTCGCCGCGCGCCTTGCGGGCGAAGCCCCGGCGGCGGCGGCGACGGCGGGGCACCAACTCGCCGGGCAGGTGATCCGCCATCGCGGGGCGCTGCTGCCGCGCCAGGCCAACGCCTGA
- a CDS encoding cation diffusion facilitator family transporter, which yields MALSSRITLINVGISLAVLGLKYLAFLLTGSVALYSDALESIVNVATAITAVLALRVSAKPADAAHPYGYAKAEYFSAVIVGVLIVVAAISILREVYLGWLEPHSFDASPQGLAINAAATVINGIWCAVLIREGRRARSPALAADGRHLFTDVLSSAGVLLGVVLAVLSGWEKLDLVLAGLVAVNILWSGWSVLKESVGGLMDQAVPAETLERIRKRIAAEATGAIEAHDLRTRQAGRMTFVDFHLVVPGDMPVSQAHAICDRIEDALEAEVADILVNIHVEPEVKAKQQGVPVL from the coding sequence ATGGCTCTCTCCTCGCGGATCACCTTGATCAATGTCGGCATCAGCCTCGCCGTGCTGGGGCTGAAATATCTCGCCTTCCTGCTCACCGGCAGCGTCGCGCTGTATTCGGACGCGCTGGAGAGCATCGTCAATGTGGCGACCGCCATCACGGCGGTGCTGGCGCTGCGGGTCAGCGCCAAGCCGGCCGACGCCGCCCATCCCTATGGCTATGCCAAGGCCGAGTATTTTTCCGCCGTCATCGTCGGCGTGCTGATCGTGGTGGCGGCGATCTCGATCCTGCGCGAGGTCTATCTCGGCTGGCTGGAGCCGCACAGCTTCGATGCCTCGCCGCAGGGTCTGGCGATCAACGCCGCCGCGACGGTCATCAACGGCATCTGGTGCGCGGTGCTGATCCGCGAAGGCCGGCGCGCGCGCTCCCCGGCGCTGGCGGCCGACGGGCGGCATCTCTTCACCGACGTACTGTCCTCCGCCGGCGTGCTGCTCGGCGTGGTGCTGGCGGTGCTGTCCGGCTGGGAGAAGCTCGATCTCGTGCTCGCCGGCCTCGTCGCGGTGAACATCCTGTGGTCGGGTTGGTCGGTGCTGAAGGAAAGCGTCGGCGGGCTGATGGATCAGGCGGTGCCGGCGGAGACGCTGGAGCGCATCCGCAAGCGCATCGCCGCCGAGGCCACCGGCGCCATCGAGGCGCATGATCTGCGCACCCGCCAGGCCGGGCGCATGACCTTTGTCGACTTCCACCTCGTCGTGCCCGGCGACATGCCGGTGAGCCAGGCGCACGCCATCTGCGACCGTATCGAGGACGCACTGGAAGCCGAGGTCGCCGATATCCTGGTCAACATCCATGTCGAGCCGGAAGTGAAGGCCAAGCAGCAGGGCGTGCCGGTGCTGTGA
- the oxlT gene encoding oxalate/formate MFS antiporter, with translation MQLVVGVVCMIATANIQYAWTLFVPEIQQTFGWERASIQVAFTIFVLVQTWLAPIEGYFIDKFGPRLMVAFGALFIGTAWVINSQATSLVGFYVGAAIGGIGVGSIYATCINNALKWFPDRRGLAVGLTAGGYGAGSAATILPIAAMIESSGFQETFFFFGVLQGGLAFIAAWFLRSPKAGEVKASTKLNQSRRDYTLKEALNTKLFWLMLVMFTCVVTGGMMAVAQLGVIAQDLGVKEFEVNLYFFTMAALPLALMLDRVMNGISRPLFGWISDHIGREKTMVIAFSLEGMGIIALGYFGHNPWAFLILSGVVFLAWGEVYSLFSALAGDAFGTKHIAKIYGVLYCAKGIGALFVPMGNLLMEATGTWSTVLYTVAAMDLFAAFLAITVLPRTLKAHVAQSAAMAPAVEKTGTASAHA, from the coding sequence ATGCAGCTTGTGGTCGGCGTGGTCTGCATGATCGCGACCGCCAATATCCAGTACGCCTGGACCCTGTTCGTTCCGGAAATCCAGCAGACCTTCGGCTGGGAGCGCGCCTCGATCCAGGTGGCCTTCACCATCTTCGTGCTGGTGCAGACCTGGCTGGCGCCGATCGAAGGCTATTTCATCGACAAGTTCGGCCCCCGCCTGATGGTGGCCTTCGGCGCGCTGTTCATCGGCACCGCCTGGGTCATCAATTCGCAGGCCACCAGCCTGGTCGGCTTCTATGTCGGCGCGGCCATTGGCGGTATCGGCGTCGGCTCGATCTACGCCACCTGCATCAACAACGCGCTGAAGTGGTTCCCCGATCGCCGCGGCCTCGCCGTCGGTCTGACCGCGGGCGGCTATGGCGCCGGCTCGGCCGCCACCATCCTGCCGATCGCGGCGATGATCGAATCCTCGGGCTTCCAGGAGACCTTCTTCTTCTTCGGCGTGCTGCAGGGCGGTCTCGCCTTCATCGCCGCCTGGTTCCTGCGTTCGCCCAAGGCGGGCGAGGTCAAGGCCTCGACCAAGCTGAACCAGAGCCGCCGCGACTACACGCTCAAGGAAGCCCTGAACACCAAGCTGTTCTGGCTGATGCTGGTCATGTTCACCTGCGTCGTCACCGGCGGCATGATGGCCGTGGCGCAGCTCGGCGTGATCGCGCAGGACCTCGGCGTCAAGGAGTTCGAGGTCAACCTGTACTTCTTCACCATGGCCGCCCTGCCGCTGGCCCTGATGCTCGACCGCGTCATGAACGGCATCTCGCGCCCGCTGTTCGGCTGGATCTCGGACCACATCGGCCGTGAGAAGACCATGGTCATCGCCTTTTCGCTCGAAGGCATGGGCATTATCGCGCTCGGCTATTTCGGCCATAATCCGTGGGCGTTCCTCATCCTCTCCGGCGTCGTGTTCCTGGCCTGGGGCGAGGTGTACTCCCTGTTCTCGGCGCTGGCCGGCGACGCCTTCGGCACCAAGCACATCGCGAAGATCTATGGCGTGCTCTACTGCGCCAAGGGTATCGGCGCGCTGTTCGTGCCGATGGGCAACCTGCTGATGGAAGCCACCGGCACTTGGTCGACCGTGCTCTACACTGTCGCCGCCATGGACCTGTTCGCCGCCTTCCTCGCGATCACGGTTCTGCCGCGCACGCTGAAGGCGCATGTCGCCCAGTCGGCGGCCATGGCGCCGGCGGTGGAAAAGACCGGCACCGCTTCGGCGCATGCCTGA
- a CDS encoding lysozyme inhibitor LprI family protein produces the protein MTDRRRRLGLRLLAAPLLLGLGGMAAAAATDPAACRREHAEPRAYLDCLAALQAAGESALERSVAGVLAAIEARADLQPAQRRRWSSLFEEAQGRFVHWRNFECQSIAPFEGEGPKQSIGGRLGGSGVMEQRMICLIGLNQQRARDLEFRYAPAGGWPTPPAATVAPSGGGDATVTTEPPATATPPRVIIMAP, from the coding sequence ATGACAGACCGCCGACGCCGCCTCGGCCTTCGCCTTCTTGCCGCGCCGCTTCTGCTCGGGCTCGGCGGCATGGCGGCAGCGGCCGCGACAGACCCGGCGGCCTGCCGGCGCGAGCACGCCGAGCCGCGCGCCTATCTCGATTGCCTCGCCGCGCTGCAGGCGGCGGGCGAAAGCGCGCTGGAACGCAGCGTCGCCGGCGTGCTCGCCGCCATAGAGGCGCGGGCCGATCTGCAACCGGCCCAGCGCCGCCGCTGGAGTTCGCTGTTCGAGGAGGCGCAGGGGCGTTTCGTCCACTGGCGCAATTTCGAGTGCCAGAGCATCGCCCCGTTCGAGGGCGAGGGCCCGAAGCAGAGCATTGGCGGCCGGCTCGGCGGGTCGGGGGTGATGGAACAGCGGATGATCTGCCTCATCGGTCTCAACCAGCAGCGCGCCCGTGATCTCGAATTCCGCTATGCGCCTGCGGGCGGCTGGCCGACGCCCCCGGCCGCGACTGTCGCGCCGTCCGGCGGCGGGGATGCAACCGTGACGACAGAGCCGCCCGCGACCGCTACCCCGCCGCGCGTCATCATCATGGCGCCGTAA
- a CDS encoding GntR family transcriptional regulator, translating into MSSKAVVSKPWQSGENGLTIERLPAKESFKSKAYAALKEAITNMNIYGSSEPMLLDERDISERLGASRTPIREAVAMLEQEGLLRAVPRRGIMVVRRSKAEIIQMIEAWAALESMAARLATQRASDEAIAELRTLFKKFDLARIERDRCDEYSSANIAFHQALIRLSGSSLLVAMTENLFFHVRAIRHRTIFEMDRAQRSASDHQEIILALEARDADRAERLVRDHTLRLAEHVENHVDLD; encoded by the coding sequence GTGAGCAGCAAGGCCGTTGTGAGCAAGCCCTGGCAGAGCGGTGAGAATGGTCTGACCATCGAGCGCCTGCCGGCCAAGGAGAGCTTCAAGAGCAAGGCCTATGCCGCTCTCAAGGAAGCCATCACGAACATGAATATTTACGGCTCGAGCGAGCCGATGCTGCTCGACGAGCGGGATATTTCCGAGCGTCTCGGCGCGAGCCGGACGCCGATCCGCGAGGCGGTCGCGATGCTGGAGCAGGAAGGCCTGCTCCGCGCCGTGCCCCGGCGGGGCATTATGGTTGTTCGCCGCTCCAAGGCCGAGATCATCCAGATGATCGAAGCCTGGGCGGCGCTGGAAAGCATGGCGGCCCGCCTCGCCACGCAGCGCGCAAGCGACGAGGCGATCGCCGAGCTGAGGACGTTGTTCAAGAAGTTCGATCTGGCGCGGATCGAGCGTGACCGGTGCGACGAATATTCGAGTGCGAATATCGCGTTCCACCAGGCGCTGATCCGGCTGAGCGGCTCTTCGCTGCTCGTCGCGATGACGGAAAACCTGTTCTTCCATGTACGGGCCATCCGCCACCGCACGATCTTCGAGATGGACCGGGCGCAGCGTTCGGCCTCCGACCATCAGGAGATCATTCTTGCTCTCGAGGCGCGGGACGCGGACCGCGCCGAGCGTCTGGTACGCGACCACACGCTCCGGCTCGCCGAGCATGTCGAGAACCACGTAGACCTAGATTAG
- a CDS encoding NUDIX hydrolase, translating into MTPPPVRPTVAVLALVEREGAMLLVRRANPPDQGLWGFPGGRVEPGEPYLDAALRELHEETGLVAGAPRLITVLDFIEHDSAGALAHHFAMIAVLCRWQAGEPVAADDALEARWFDRAALARLGPAASLKVEYLADLALAAATGG; encoded by the coding sequence ATGACGCCGCCCCCTGTCCGCCCCACCGTCGCCGTCCTCGCCCTCGTGGAACGCGAGGGCGCGATGCTGCTGGTGCGCCGCGCCAATCCGCCGGACCAGGGGCTGTGGGGTTTTCCCGGCGGGCGGGTGGAGCCGGGCGAGCCCTATCTGGACGCGGCGCTGCGCGAGTTGCACGAGGAAACCGGCCTTGTCGCCGGGGCCCCGCGCCTCATCACCGTGCTGGACTTCATCGAGCACGACAGCGCGGGCGCCCTCGCCCATCATTTCGCGATGATCGCCGTGCTTTGCCGATGGCAGGCGGGCGAGCCGGTCGCGGCGGACGATGCGCTGGAAGCGCGCTGGTTCGATCGCGCGGCGCTTGCCCGCCTCGGGCCGGCCGCCAGCCTGAAGGTCGAGTATCTCGCCGACCTCGCGCTGGCCGCCGCCACGGGCGGCTGA
- a CDS encoding GntR family transcriptional regulator, producing MESADTQTRLNIAPLAANTSLRTLAYDAIKKAITEMDMYGQDSEIRLDERQLSHDLGVSRTPIREALTVLEQEGFVRSVPRRGIFVVRKSKREIIDMIIVWAALESMAARLATSRASDRDLAELREMFHDFEAEAPAEHMNEYSNANIRFHQTIIRLGGCAMIGEVTENLFIHIRGIRAVSVRQENRSERSLQEHRAIIAALVARDADLAERLVREHTLGLAAHVEKHGRFPS from the coding sequence GTGGAAAGCGCCGACACCCAGACGAGGCTGAACATCGCGCCTCTCGCCGCCAATACCAGCCTTCGCACGCTGGCCTATGACGCCATCAAGAAGGCCATCACCGAGATGGACATGTATGGCCAGGACAGCGAGATCCGGCTCGACGAGCGCCAGCTTTCGCACGATCTCGGCGTCAGCCGCACGCCCATCCGCGAGGCGCTGACGGTGCTCGAACAGGAAGGCTTCGTGCGCTCGGTGCCCCGGCGCGGCATCTTCGTGGTGCGCAAGTCCAAGCGCGAGATCATCGACATGATCATCGTCTGGGCGGCATTGGAGAGCATGGCCGCGCGCCTCGCCACCAGCCGCGCCAGCGACCGCGACCTCGCGGAACTGCGCGAGATGTTCCACGATTTCGAGGCCGAGGCGCCGGCCGAGCACATGAACGAATATTCCAACGCCAATATCCGCTTCCACCAGACCATCATCCGCCTCGGCGGCTGCGCCATGATCGGCGAGGTGACGGAGAATCTGTTCATCCATATCCGTGGCATCCGTGCCGTCTCGGTGCGGCAGGAGAACCGCTCGGAGCGCTCGCTGCAGGAGCACCGGGCGATCATCGCGGCGCTGGTCGCGCGCGACGCCGATCTCGCCGAACGCCTTGTGCGCGAGCACACGCTGGGCCTCGCCGCCCATGTGGAAAAGCACGGCCGCTTCCCCTCCTGA